The sequence GTCGGCGTGCGTGGGGAAGATGCCGACGGGCTTGCCCGATTGCACGAGCAGCGTTTCGTCGTCGCGCAATTCCTTCAGCGACTTGAGGATCGCGTCATAGCATTCCCAATCGCGCGCGGCGCGGCCGATGCCGCCGTAGACGACCAGTTCCGCCGGATTCTCCGCGACCTCGGGATCGAGGTTGTTCTGCAGCATCCGGTAGGGCGCTTCGGACAACCAGGATTTGCAGTTGAGCTGGTTGCCGCGCGGGGCGCGGATGGTGCGGCTGGGATCCTTGCGGGTGGACATCGTCGGCTCCGGCGTCGGGGAGCGGGATTATCGCATCGGGCACCGGCCGTATGATGGCCCCCCATGACGCCATCGATCCGGGCCGCGCTGGCCCTGCTGCTGTGTTCCGTGCTCGCGGCCTGCGCGAGCGTCGCGCCGTCGGCACCGCCGTCGCCCGATGCGCCCCCGGTGCTGCTGGTCTCCATCGATGGCTTCCGCAGCGACTACCTCGACCGCGGGCTGACGCCGAACCTGTCGCGCCTCGCCGACGAAGGCGTGCGCGGCGAGGGCATGACGCCGTCGTATCCGTCGCTCACGTTCCCGAATCACTACACCTTGGTCACCGGCCTGCGCCCGGACCACCACGGCGTCGTGCACAACACGATGCACGATGCACAGCTCGGCGGCTTCAAGGGCAGCGACGAAGCCAACGCGAGCGACGCGCGCTGGTGGAACGGCGCCGAGCCGCTCTGGGTGACGGCCGAACGCGCCGGCTTGCATGCGGCCACGATGTTCTGGCCGGGTTCGCAGGCGCCGATCCGCGGCGTGCGCCCGACGCACTGGAAGGCCTACGACGCGGCGATGTCCAACGACGCACGCGTCGACGAAGTGGTGGCGTGGCTTGCGCAGCCCACGCCGCGCATTCGTTTCGCTACGCTGTACTTCGAACTGCTCGACAAGACGGGTCATTCGAACGGTCCGGATTCACCCGAGATGCAGCGCGACATCGCGGCGATCGACGCCGCGATCGGCCGCCTCGTGCAGGAACTCGATGCGCACGGCCTGCACGACACCAACCTCGTCATCGTCTCCGACCACGGCATGGCGGAAGTGCCGCCGGGGCAGGTCATCGCGATCGAGGACATGGTCGACGTCGAGGATGTCGACGTGGTGTCGACCGGCCAGGTCGTGGGCTTCATTCCGAAGCGTGGACACGCGCGCGCCGCCGAGGCGCGCCTGCTCGGTCGCCATGATCGCTACGAATGCTGGAAGAAAGAGGCGCTGCCCGAGCGCTGGCACTTCGGCACGCATCCCCGCATTCCGCCGATCGTGTGCCAGGTGGACGAAGGCTGGGATGCCATCCGCCGCAGCGAATTCGCGAAGCGCCCGGCGCATGCACGCGGGTCGCATGGCTACGACCCCGCGCTGCCTTCGATGCGTGCTTTGTTCATCGCGCGCGGCCCGGCGTTCCGCGCGGGCGCGCGCTTGCCGGTGTTCGACAACGTCGATGTGTATCCGTTGCTGGCGAAGTTGATCGGCGTGCCGGCGCTTCCGAACGACGGCACGCTCGCTCCCTTGCAGCCCGCATTGCGTTAACGGCGGTCGCGATCGGCCTTCAGTTCCGCGCGCGACAGGAACCCGTCGCGATTCTCGTCCAGCCAGTTGAACTCGTCGCTCAGGCGCGGCATCGCTTCGCTCACTTCCGTGCGGCCGAGTTTGCCGTCGCGGTTGAGGTCGGCGGCGACGAAGCGTTCGTCGAAGCGCTTGTTGCGCTCGGCCTCGCGCAGCGGGCGCATGCGCTCGTGGTAGGCGCGCAGTTCGCTGCGCACGATGTAGCCGTCGTGGTTGGCGTCCAGCGCGGCGAAATCAGGTTCATGCCAACCCTGGTTCGACTCGGCACGCTTCCATTCGGCGCGCTCCGGGTGCTGCGCCATGCGTGCATCGCGCGCGGCGCGCCCCGCATCGAATTCGGCGCGGCTGATGCGGCCGTCCTGGTCGGTGTCTAGGCGCTCGAGGCCTTCATGGTGGCGGCCGCGATGGCCTTCTTCTGCGTGGAGGGTGGCCACCGGAAGCAGGAGCAACGCGGCGGCGAGCATGGCGATTTTCATCGGGGTAGGTCTCC comes from Lysobacter sp. KIS68-7 and encodes:
- a CDS encoding ectonucleotide pyrophosphatase/phosphodiesterase → MTPSIRAALALLLCSVLAACASVAPSAPPSPDAPPVLLVSIDGFRSDYLDRGLTPNLSRLADEGVRGEGMTPSYPSLTFPNHYTLVTGLRPDHHGVVHNTMHDAQLGGFKGSDEANASDARWWNGAEPLWVTAERAGLHAATMFWPGSQAPIRGVRPTHWKAYDAAMSNDARVDEVVAWLAQPTPRIRFATLYFELLDKTGHSNGPDSPEMQRDIAAIDAAIGRLVQELDAHGLHDTNLVIVSDHGMAEVPPGQVIAIEDMVDVEDVDVVSTGQVVGFIPKRGHARAAEARLLGRHDRYECWKKEALPERWHFGTHPRIPPIVCQVDEGWDAIRRSEFAKRPAHARGSHGYDPALPSMRALFIARGPAFRAGARLPVFDNVDVYPLLAKLIGVPALPNDGTLAPLQPALR
- a CDS encoding EF-hand domain-containing protein — its product is MKIAMLAAALLLLPVATLHAEEGHRGRHHEGLERLDTDQDGRISRAEFDAGRAARDARMAQHPERAEWKRAESNQGWHEPDFAALDANHDGYIVRSELRAYHERMRPLREAERNKRFDERFVAADLNRDGKLGRTEVSEAMPRLSDEFNWLDENRDGFLSRAELKADRDRR